The nucleotide sequence CCCTGGCCCGGGCCGCCGCCCGCAATGACTGGACCAGCCTGGCGCTTATTGACCTCGACCATTTCAAGGCCGTCAACGACCGCCTGGGCCATGCCGCCGGCGACGTGGTGCTGGTGGAGTTGGGCCGCATCCTCATCCGCGAGGTCGGCGCGTTCGGCTTCGTGGCCCGCATCGGCGGCGACGAATTCTGCGTCGTCATGCCCGGCACGCCCCCGGACCGCGCCGCCGGGCTGGCCGAGACCCTGCGCGCCGCCATCGCCTGCCACGACTGGGAAAGCTACGGCCTGCCCGAGCCGCTCACGGCCACCATCGGCGTCTCCAGCCGCCGGGGCAGCCTGGACGACTCCGGCGCGGACTTCCTGCGTCTGGCCGACATGGCCCTGCTGGCCGCCAAGGACGAAACCCGCAACTGCGTGCGCCAGGCCGAGACCGCCGTCGACTGCCCCCCCGGTCCCCTCGCCTCCTGACCGCCCCCTTCCGCTCTGGCGACAACTGGCACGGCAATCCTAAAAGCCGTGTCTTTTCATTTGGTTGCTACACACCACACAAGTTTGTATGGCTAGACTACGCAATTGTTCCGGGCTTCCGGGACACAGATTGCAACCCCTTGCAATCGTTTGACGGCCGGTCTGGCCCGAAAGTTGATAGGGGATGATCGGGCCAACGCCCAAGGAACTTGCCGTGCACACACCCGCCAAAGACATCGCCTACCGCTCCATCGGCATCCTGCGCTCCCCCTTCCGGGACATCGCCGGCATGCCCATCCAACCCGTGGGAGCCCTCGGCGTCGTCGGCCACGTCGAAGTCCATGCCGACTTCGTGCCCGGTCTGGCCGACCTTGAGGGCTTCTCCCACGTCTTTTTGCTCTACCACCTCCATCGGGTGACGGGCTTTGACCTCATGGTCAAACCCTTCCTCGACAACGACCATCACGGCATTTTCGCCACGCGTTCGCCCAAGCGCCCCAACCCCATCGGCCTGTCCGTGCTGGAGCTGGCCGGCGTGGAAGGTTCCACCGTCCATCTGCGCAACGTCGACGTTCTCGACGGCACGCCCGTGCTCGACATCAAGCCCTACGTGCCCCGCTTCGACGTCTGGCAGGCCGAGCGCACCGGCTGGTTCGCCGGCAAGGCCCGCAACGCCGGCGAGTACACCTCCGACGACCGGTTCCGTTAGACCGCGTGACGTTGACGGAAAGACCATTCTGGCTGATCACGGTTTCGCAGCCGTCGCGCTGCCGTAAGAAAACGAAGAATGCCTCCGGCGGCCGGGAGGGGCTTAGCCCCTCCCGGACCCTCCCTGAAAGGGGGAGAAGGGGGTTTAAACGGGCTGGGCGGTTTCATGGCCGATCCGGCAAGGGAGCGTCTGAGGTTCGTGCAGCTTGTCACCGTGGCCGGACCGCCTTCGTCGGGCAAGACGTCGGTATTGCTCAAGCTTGCCGCCGTGCTGGGCCGCCAAGGCAGACGCCTGGGCGTGGTCAAGTTCGACTGTCTGACCGGCCGCGACAAGGACGTCTTCGACGCCGCCGGCATCCCCTGCGCCGCCGGCCAGTCCGGGGCGCTGTGCCCGGACCATTTCTTCGTCTGCAACGCCTCCGATGCCCACGCCTGGGGCCTGTCCCGGGGCCTCGACGTGCTGGCCGTCGAAAGCGCCGGCCTGTGCAACCGCTGCGCCCCCCACGTCGAAGGGGCGCTGGCCGTGTGCGTCGTCGACAACCTCTCGGGCATCGACACCCCGGCCAAGATCGGCCCCATGCTGCGCCTGGCCGACGTGGTGGCCGTCACCAAGGGCGACGTGGTCTCCCAGGCCGAGCGCGAGGTCTTCGCCTTCCGCGTGCGCCGGGCCAATCCCCGGGCCACGGTGCTTTTCGTCAGCGGCCTCACCGGCCAGGGAGCCGAGGCCCTGGCCCACGTGGTGGCCGGCGCGCCGGCCACGCCCAGCCTCGACGGGGCCAGCCTGCGCTTCACCATGCCCGCCGCCGTGTGCTCCTACTGCCTGGGCCAACGCAAGATCGGGACCGACCACCAGATGGGCAACGTGCGCAAGATGGACTTTCCCCGGGAGCCGGCATGACCAGTACGTACCCGACCTTTGCCGCCATTTGGGAGGCGCTGCCCCCAGCCCGGGATTTCTTCGCCGCCCAGGGCCTGCCCATGCCCGCCCCCAAAGCCGCCCCGGCCGACTACTTCGCCGCCCTGTCCCCGGACGCCCTGGCCGAGGTCGGCACGGACGCCGCCACACTCTCCGCCCGGTTCGCGGATTTTCTCGCCGCCCTGCCGCGCCTTCGGGCCGACGCGCCGCGCGTCGCTTCCCTCACCGTGCGCGGCGGCACGGGCAAGGACGGCCGGCCCGAACACTTGGACCTGACGCTTTGCCCCGGCGACGTGGCCGCCCTGGTCGGCCCCACCGGCTCGGGCAAGAGCCGCTTTTTGGCCGACGTCGAATGGCTGGCCAACGGCGACACCCCAACGGGCCGCCGGGTGCTCCTGGACGGCAAGACCGCCGACGCCGCCGGCCGGCTGGCCGCTTCCGGGCGGCTGGTGGCCCAGCTGTCCCAGAACATGCATTTCGTCATGGACCTGACCGTGCGCGAATTTCTCGTCGCCCACGCCGAAAGCCGGCTTCTGGCCGACGCCCCGGCCGCCGCCGAGGCGGTGGAGGGCCTCGCCAACGAACTGGCCGGCGAACCCTTCGGCCCGGACACGGCGCTCACCGCCCTGTCCGGCGGCCAGAGCCGGGCGCTCATGATCGCCGACGTGGCCCGGCTGTGCGCCTCGCCCATCGTGCTGGTGGACGAGATCGAAAACGCCGGCATCGACCGTCGAAAAGCCATTTCACTCCTTACCGGCAGCGGCAAGATCGTGCTCATGGCCACCCACGATCCGCTCCTGGCCCTGACCGCCGGCCGCCGGCTGGTCTTTGCCGCCGGAGCCGTGGCCGCCGTCATCGCCACCAGCCCCGAGGAACACGCGTCCCTGGCCGCCCTGGCGCAGGCCGACGCCAAGCTCGCCGCCCTGCGCGACTCCCTGCGCCGGGGCGGTTCCCTGTGTTTTTCCCAGGAGAAATGACCATGCCCCAGCTCCCCGACCTCGCCCTGCCCGTGACCCGCTTCCTGGCCGCCCATCCCGCCGCCCGGGGTGTGCTGGCCGAACTGGGCATCACGGCCGCCACCGACGCCGAATTCCTGGCCAGCGCCGCGCCCTTTTTGTCCATGGCTTCGCTGCTGTCCGTCTCGGGCCTGTCCGCCCCGCTTTTCGCCGAAGCGCTCCACGCCGCCGCCGACCGACCCGCGCCCGGCATGACGCCGCTTTTCTGCGACGGCTGGAACCCGCTCTCCCCGGGCCTGCGCCTGTTTTTGAGCCTGCCCTGCCCGCTCAAGGCCCCCATGGGCATCGCTCTGGAAAATCTGCGCGAATCCCTGCCACCAAGCGCGCCCTGGCCGCGCATCTTCATGGACAGCTGCGGCAAGCATACCCTCAACGATCTGGCCTCGGAGCTCTCGCGCCCCGAAGAAGTGCCGGACATGATCGTGTCGGCCGGCCTCAACGGCTTTCTTTCCAAAAGCTTCCGCGACCGCTTCGCCGACGGCGACCTGCTGGCCCGGCTGCCCCAGGACATGAACACGGCCCTGGCCGAGGCCGGGCTGGCCGACCCGCGCGGCGTGTGCCGCATCTACGCCGTCAATCCGCTGGTCATGGTGGCCGTGCCCTCGCGCCTGGGCGGCCTGCCCGTGCCGCGCTCCTTCGACGACCTGCTTAATCCGGCCTATGCCGGCAAGATCGGCCTGTGCGGCCCGCCCGAGACGGCCGGCGATTCCACCCTGCTGCTGCATATCCGCCTGCGCCACGGCCTGGACGCCCTGGCCGCCCTGGGACGATCCATGGTCTGCGACACCCACCCGGCCCAGGTCTTCCGCCCGGCCCCGGGCACGGACGCGCCGCCCATCGCCGTCATGCCGGCCTTTTTCGCCAACGCCGCCCCGCGCCAAGGCGATGTGGAAATCATCTGGCCCGAGGACGGAGCCCTGGTGTCGCCGCTCTTCGTCATGGTCAAGGCCACGGCCAAAAAAGCCGTCACGCCCCTGCTCGATCTGTTCCTGGGCCGGGAAGCGGCGGCCATCTGCGCCGGCGCGGCCCTGCCGCCGACGCTGCCCGCCACGGGAGGCGGCATGCCGGCCGGCAAACGCCTGCGGTTTATCGGCTGGGACGTGCTGGAAAGCCGCGACCTCGGACCGCTCATCGCCGAATCCGGCGCGGCCTTCGCCACGGCGTACTACGAGCAGCATCGGTAAGCGGGGGGGAATGCCTCCGGCGGCCAGGAGAGGCGCTGCCTCTCCTGGACCTCTCCGCCGGGGGCCTGAGGCCCCCGGACCCCCCAAATGGGTAAAGGGGGTTAGGGTGGAAATTGGCGTTCTGGGGGGCGGGGAATATCGTTGCTCAGGCGACCGCAGTCAGGGCGCGGCCCCGGCACAGGCCAGGGCAGCCCGGCGACGCCTGGCCGCGCATAGCCGGCCAAGCGCCTGTGGGTCGTGGAGAAATAGCGCTCCGGCCGGGCACACGGCCTGGCAGGCCGGACCGGACGGCCGGCCGGCGCACAGGTCGCACTTTCCGGCAACCTTGCGTCCGGGCAGGGAGGCCAGCGGCAGCATGTCCATGGCCCCCACCGGACAGGCGGCCAGACAGGCCTTGCAGCCGGTGCAGGCGGCCGTGTTCACGGCCACGGACCGGCCGTCGGAATACAGCGCTCCGGTCGGGCAGGCGGCGGCGCAGGGCGCAGCCTCGCACTGGCGGCACTGGACAGGCACGGCCAGCCCGCCGTCGCGCACCACGGTCAGGCGCGGGGCAAAGGCCGCGCCGGCCTCGGCGGCCCGGCCCGGATCTTCCCCAGTGGCGGCATGGGCCAGGGTGCAGGCGATCTCGCAGGCCCGGCAGCCGATGCAGCGCTCAGCGTCGGCCAGAACCATGGCGTGCATCAGTCGTGCCCGCCCTTGGCCGCCCCGCCGTAGACCGTGTGCAGCAGCTCATGGGAGCGGTGGGACAACGGCCGCTCCAGAAAGGCTGCATAGAGTTCGGTGACGGCCGGGTTGGCGTGGGCGGCGCGCACGGGCAAGGCCCGGTCGTGATTGCCAAGCGCCTGACGCCGGGCGGCCACGGCGGCGGCCACGTCCACGCCGGGCAGGAGCTTGGGCGTGCCGCCGCCGGCCACGCAGCCGCCCGGGCAGCACATCACTTCCATGAACTGGAAATCGGCCGTTCCGGCGGCCACGGCTTCCAGCAGCGGCCCCACGTTGGCCAGCCCCGAGACCGTGACGGCGGCCAGCTTGTTGCCGGCCAGCTCGAACTCGGCCCGGGCGACGCCGGGACCGGCCGGGGTAAAGACGATGCCCGATTCCGGACCGGCCGTTTCCCGGCCTTCGCCGCAAAGGGCCACGGCCGTGCGCAGGGCCGCTTCCATGACCCCGCCCGTGGCCCCGAAGATGACGCCGGCCCCGGAATAGCGGCCCAGGGGCGCGTCAAAGGGTTCGCCTGGCAGGGCGGCGAAGTCGATGCCGGCCTCCTTGAGCCAGGCGGCCAGCTCGGTCACGGTGACCACCGCGTCCACATCGGCCAGGGCAGCCGGCCCCGAGCGCAGTTCCGGCCGGGCCGCCTCGTGCTTCTTGGCCGTGCAGGGCATGACCGAGACGCTGGCCACGGCGGCCGGATCGAAACCGTCCAGGGACGCGGCGTAGCTCTTGAAAAGCGCCCCGGCCATCTGCTGGGGCGACTTGCAGGACGACAGGTGGGGGGTCAATTCCGGCCAGGCCGTTTCCACATGGCGCACCCAGGCCGGGCAGCAGGAGGTGAAAAGCGGCAGCCGGCCGCCCTCGGCGATGCGGGCCAGCAGTTCGGCGCTTTCCTCCATCACCGTGACATCGGCGGCAAAGGTGGTGTCGTAGACCACGGCAAAGCCCAGGCGGCGCAGGCCGGCGGCCAGTTTGCCCGGGGTAAGCGAGCCCGGAGCCAGCCCGAATTCCTCGGCCAAGGTCACCCGCACGGCCGGGGCGCACTGGACCATGGCCACCCGCGAGGGATCGGCGACCAAGACCTTTGCCGCATCGAGATCGCACCGGGCATGGGCGGCGAAGACCGGGCCGGCCGCCTCGGACGCGCCCCGCTGCCGCCGGATGGCGGCAGGATCATGGGCCGGCTCGTCAAAGGGCGCGGCAAAGGCGCAGCAGACCTGCACGCACTGGCCGCACAGCACGCAGCGCTCGGCGTCGATGGTCTGGGCCTGGCCTTGCGGCCCCGTGACGGCCCCAACAGGACACACCTCGGCGCAACGGCGGCAGCCCGTGCACAGGTTCGGGTCAATGGCAATGACGGGGGCAACACCGGGGGCGATGACGGGACGGGCGCTCATCTTCCTTCCTCCCGCGCGCCGGACGCGGCGGCGGCCATGGCCCGGGCGGCGGCCAAGAGCCGAACGCGGCGCACCTCGCCCGGTATGACCAGGGACAAGGCCCCGGCCGGGCAAGCCCCCACGCAGGCCGGGCCGGCCGGCCGCTCGCGGCACAGGTCGCACTTGCTGGCCAGCCAGGCCGGTTCCTCGACAAAGCCGCCCGGCACGGCCGGATCGGGCACGCGGCGCAACACGGGCCGGCCGTGATCCTGGACCTCGGCCATGGCCATGGCCCCGACCGGACACACGGCCAGGCAGGCCTTGCAGCCGATGCAGCGGGCCGGTTCGACCACCACGCCCGAGGCGTCGCAGCGCACGGCGGCGGTAGGGCACACGGCGGCGCAGGGCGCGGCCTCGCAGTGGCGGCAGGCCACGGGGGCCGCGGTCCCTGCCTCGCGCACGAGATAGAGCCTGGGGACCGGGGGCCGCGTCAGGCTGCCCACGGTGGCCCCGGCCGCCATATGGGCGGCGGCGCAGGCCAGTTCACAAGCCCGGCAGCCAATGCAGGCCCCAGGCGTCACACTCACAAATGGCCTCAATCCCATACTATTCACTTCCCACCTCGCTTACCCCCATTCCCCCTTTCGGGGGGTCCGGGGGGATCATCCCCCCGGCCGCCGGAGCAACGGTGTTCTGAGTCAACCGATAATCAGGGATCTACGCCGCGTGTGCGTACTGTCCCCACGGTTGCCCGGATCGCACCATTGCATTCAAAATCGTTATCAACTTTCGCATCGAAGCAACTGCGGCGACTTTATGTGGTTTGCCGGCTTCCTTGAGGCGATTGTAAAAATCACGTATGACGGGATTGTATTTTTTAGCTGACAAGACAGCCATATATAATACAGATCGAACATCACTTCGACCTCCCCATACACGACGTTTTCCTCGACGCTTTCCGCTGTCACAATTCAAAGGGGCAACCCCAACAAGAGCAGCGATCTCCCGACGATTCAACGTTCCAAGCTCAGGCAGATTGGAAAGGAGCGACCTTGATAGGACATCTCCGACTCCAGGGACGCTCCGGAGCAAATTGTCTCGCTCACGCCAAATCGGACTCGCTCGTACTACTGTGCCAAGATGCGTGTCGATCTCAGACAATCGTTCCTCAAGCCAGTCAATATTCTTCTCTATATCTGCTCTTACCGAGCCATAAGCACGAGTAAAACGATTTTTTTCCATGACAAGCATTCGAATGAGTTGGTTGCGCCTGGACATTAGCGAACTCATTTCTTGCGCTTGCTCGTCCTTCAGAGGGCGTACTTCAGGCTCCATCTGCTTGCCAAAAAGAGCAAGAATCTCAGCGTCAATCTTGTCTGTTTTAGCCAGCCGTCCTTTAGCTCGCGCAAAATCCCGAGCCTGGCGGGGATTGATGACTACAACGGGGAATTTCTTGAGACTCAATGCCGTGGCAACAGGAATTTGAAGGCCGCCAGTCGCCTCGATGATAATAAGCTTTGGACGAAATTTTGAAAATTTCCTGCAGATAGCTTTTATACCATCGGGGTCGTTAACAAATTGAAAGTCATTTCCGTCAGGAAGCGTGTGGACAGCAAGAGTTTCCTTAGAGACATCAATTCCGATGAAACAGTCAGCAGCCATGTACATTCCTCCAGTACCCAGCCTTGTGATACGGGCTCTTAGCCCAAGCAACGGTTCGGGCTTCATGGAAGAAGGGGACGACGATCATGGCTCCGGCTCGAGCTTAAAACTCAAGGCAATTTCGACCTATCGTCCCCTTGACCCCATCAAGCTAACCTCGATGGGGAAACATACAAGGCATCTTCTCTTCTTCTTCGCTCTTCTCAATAGCCACGGCGCAAGCCTTGAACGACGGCGTGCCGGCCACGGGGTCGGCCTCGGCCGTGGTCAGGGCGTTGGCCGGGGATTCGGTGAAATGGAAGGTCATGAAGACCAGGCCGGGCGGCACGCGGCGGGTGACGCGCGCCCGGGCCGTAGCCTCACCCCGGCGCGAGCGCAGGCGCATGAGGCCGCC is from Solidesulfovibrio magneticus RS-1 and encodes:
- a CDS encoding ATP-binding cassette domain-containing protein, producing the protein MTSTYPTFAAIWEALPPARDFFAAQGLPMPAPKAAPADYFAALSPDALAEVGTDAATLSARFADFLAALPRLRADAPRVASLTVRGGTGKDGRPEHLDLTLCPGDVAALVGPTGSGKSRFLADVEWLANGDTPTGRRVLLDGKTADAAGRLAASGRLVAQLSQNMHFVMDLTVREFLVAHAESRLLADAPAAAEAVEGLANELAGEPFGPDTALTALSGGQSRALMIADVARLCASPIVLVDEIENAGIDRRKAISLLTGSGKIVLMATHDPLLALTAGRRLVFAAGAVAAVIATSPEEHASLAALAQADAKLAALRDSLRRGGSLCFSQEK
- a CDS encoding [Fe-Fe] hydrogenase large subunit C-terminal domain-containing protein, with amino-acid sequence MSARPVIAPGVAPVIAIDPNLCTGCRRCAEVCPVGAVTGPQGQAQTIDAERCVLCGQCVQVCCAFAAPFDEPAHDPAAIRRQRGASEAAGPVFAAHARCDLDAAKVLVADPSRVAMVQCAPAVRVTLAEEFGLAPGSLTPGKLAAGLRRLGFAVVYDTTFAADVTVMEESAELLARIAEGGRLPLFTSCCPAWVRHVETAWPELTPHLSSCKSPQQMAGALFKSYAASLDGFDPAAVASVSVMPCTAKKHEAARPELRSGPAALADVDAVVTVTELAAWLKEAGIDFAALPGEPFDAPLGRYSGAGVIFGATGGVMEAALRTAVALCGEGRETAGPESGIVFTPAGPGVARAEFELAGNKLAAVTVSGLANVGPLLEAVAAGTADFQFMEVMCCPGGCVAGGGTPKLLPGVDVAAAVAARRQALGNHDRALPVRAAHANPAVTELYAAFLERPLSHRSHELLHTVYGGAAKGGHD
- a CDS encoding 4Fe-4S dicluster domain-containing protein — translated: MSVTPGACIGCRACELACAAAHMAAGATVGSLTRPPVPRLYLVREAGTAAPVACRHCEAAPCAAVCPTAAVRCDASGVVVEPARCIGCKACLAVCPVGAMAMAEVQDHGRPVLRRVPDPAVPGGFVEEPAWLASKCDLCRERPAGPACVGACPAGALSLVIPGEVRRVRLLAAARAMAAAASGAREEGR
- the tsaA gene encoding tRNA (N6-threonylcarbamoyladenosine(37)-N6)-methyltransferase TrmO codes for the protein MIGPTPKELAVHTPAKDIAYRSIGILRSPFRDIAGMPIQPVGALGVVGHVEVHADFVPGLADLEGFSHVFLLYHLHRVTGFDLMVKPFLDNDHHGIFATRSPKRPNPIGLSVLELAGVEGSTVHLRNVDVLDGTPVLDIKPYVPRFDVWQAERTGWFAGKARNAGEYTSDDRFR
- a CDS encoding IS110 family transposase, with translation MAADCFIGIDVSKETLAVHTLPDGNDFQFVNDPDGIKAICRKFSKFRPKLIIIEATGGLQIPVATALSLKKFPVVVINPRQARDFARAKGRLAKTDKIDAEILALFGKQMEPEVRPLKDEQAQEMSSLMSRRNQLIRMLVMEKNRFTRAYGSVRADIEKNIDWLEERLSEIDTHLGTVVRASPIWRERDNLLRSVPGVGDVLSRSLLSNLPELGTLNRREIAALVGVAPLNCDSGKRRGKRRVWGGRSDVRSVLYMAVLSAKKYNPVIRDFYNRLKEAGKPHKVAAVASMRKLITILNAMVRSGQPWGQYAHAA
- a CDS encoding 4Fe-4S dicluster domain-containing protein, whose amino-acid sequence is MHAMVLADAERCIGCRACEIACTLAHAATGEDPGRAAEAGAAFAPRLTVVRDGGLAVPVQCRQCEAAPCAAACPTGALYSDGRSVAVNTAACTGCKACLAACPVGAMDMLPLASLPGRKVAGKCDLCAGRPSGPACQAVCPAGALFLHDPQALGRLCAARRRRAALACAGAAP
- a CDS encoding GTP-binding protein codes for the protein MADPARERLRFVQLVTVAGPPSSGKTSVLLKLAAVLGRQGRRLGVVKFDCLTGRDKDVFDAAGIPCAAGQSGALCPDHFFVCNASDAHAWGLSRGLDVLAVESAGLCNRCAPHVEGALAVCVVDNLSGIDTPAKIGPMLRLADVVAVTKGDVVSQAEREVFAFRVRRANPRATVLFVSGLTGQGAEALAHVVAGAPATPSLDGASLRFTMPAAVCSYCLGQRKIGTDHQMGNVRKMDFPREPA
- a CDS encoding ABC transporter substrate-binding protein, with protein sequence MPQLPDLALPVTRFLAAHPAARGVLAELGITAATDAEFLASAAPFLSMASLLSVSGLSAPLFAEALHAAADRPAPGMTPLFCDGWNPLSPGLRLFLSLPCPLKAPMGIALENLRESLPPSAPWPRIFMDSCGKHTLNDLASELSRPEEVPDMIVSAGLNGFLSKSFRDRFADGDLLARLPQDMNTALAEAGLADPRGVCRIYAVNPLVMVAVPSRLGGLPVPRSFDDLLNPAYAGKIGLCGPPETAGDSTLLLHIRLRHGLDALAALGRSMVCDTHPAQVFRPAPGTDAPPIAVMPAFFANAAPRQGDVEIIWPEDGALVSPLFVMVKATAKKAVTPLLDLFLGREAAAICAGAALPPTLPATGGGMPAGKRLRFIGWDVLESRDLGPLIAESGAAFATAYYEQHR